One Halarsenatibacter silvermanii genomic window, AGCAGACAGCTAAGGCGCACATGAAAACAAGGCTGGAGGCTTTTATGGACCTGATCAAGCAGAAGAAAGAGGAGGAAATAGCATGAAAGACCTTTTTCTAGGGGTAGATATAGGTTCTGTAAGTATAAATATTGTTGGCATAGACGCTGATAAAAACATTCAGTTCAAACTTTATGAAAGAAATCCCGGGCAGCCGGTGGAAGTAGTTAAAGATGGTTTGATGCAGCTAAATAAAGAGCTGAAAGAAGAATATGAGGTAGCTGGGGTCGGTGTGACCGGCAGCGGTAGACAGCTTATAGGTTATATTCTGGGAGCGGATATTGTAAAGAACGAGATCACCGCTCATGCGACTGCAACAATAGACCAGGTGCCCAAAGTGGGAACTATCTTTGAAATTGGCGGTCAGGATTCCAAGCTGACAATAGTGGAAAACGGCATAGTTACCGATTTTGCCATGAACACTGTATGTGCAGCCGGCACCGGTTCTTTTTTAGATCATCAGGCTGACAGGCTGGGTGTGGAGATTGAAGAATTCGGTGAACTGGCTCTGAAAGCTGATAAAGATGTGCGCATAGCCGGAAGATGTACGGTGTTTGCCGAATCGGATATGATTTCCAAGCAGCAGTTCGGATTTACCAAGCCAGAAATTATAAACGGACTTTGTGAGGCGCTGGTACGCAATTATATGAATAATCTGGTTAGAGGCAAGGAGCTTCCTCCTAAATATGTTTTTCAGGGTGGCGTTGCAGCCAATGTGGGAATTAAGACGGCTATCGAGAATGAAATTGATAGCGAGGTAATCATTCCCGAAAATTACGATGTCA contains:
- a CDS encoding acyl-CoA dehydratase activase, which gives rise to MKDLFLGVDIGSVSINIVGIDADKNIQFKLYERNPGQPVEVVKDGLMQLNKELKEEYEVAGVGVTGSGRQLIGYILGADIVKNEITAHATATIDQVPKVGTIFEIGGQDSKLTIVENGIVTDFAMNTVCAAGTGSFLDHQADRLGVEIEEFGELALKADKDVRIAGRCTVFAESDMISKQQFGFTKPEIINGLCEALVRNYMNNLVRGKELPPKYVFQGGVAANVGIKTAIENEIDSEVIIPENYDVMGAIGIAMLAREEIMFSDKTTSFKGFSLAHDNFETTSFICGDCANECEVIRVKANNKTIAMTGDRCGKWEENPRDLDDRSENLA